From a single Alloactinosynnema sp. L-07 genomic region:
- a CDS encoding response regulator transcription factor: MSIRLAVVDGHTLTRFGLTGLVAQHPDIAVVAECGSVAEARAAVAETRPTVVTIDVDLPDGDGLHLARELRDRYPDLGIVVITACGEDNVLFRALDSGVSAFVGKTAPMAEVLGAIRHADVAATSFTATGLVSALARKRDCDTRFALSPREREVLGLLRDGLSVPAIARSTFVSPSTAKTYVARLYEKLGASNRAQALMTALRHGLIRNDDLPVVS, translated from the coding sequence ATGTCGATACGTCTAGCCGTCGTGGACGGCCACACGCTGACCAGGTTCGGACTCACCGGGCTGGTCGCGCAGCATCCGGACATCGCCGTCGTCGCCGAGTGCGGATCTGTCGCCGAAGCCCGCGCGGCCGTCGCCGAGACCCGGCCCACCGTCGTCACCATCGACGTCGACCTCCCTGATGGCGACGGCCTACACCTGGCCCGCGAACTGCGCGACCGGTACCCCGACCTGGGCATCGTCGTCATCACCGCGTGCGGCGAGGACAACGTGCTCTTCCGCGCGCTCGACTCCGGTGTGTCGGCCTTCGTCGGCAAGACCGCCCCGATGGCCGAGGTCCTCGGCGCGATCCGGCACGCCGACGTCGCCGCCACCTCGTTCACCGCCACCGGCCTGGTGAGCGCCCTGGCCCGCAAGCGCGACTGCGACACCCGCTTCGCCCTGAGCCCCCGCGAACGCGAGGTGCTCGGCCTGCTGCGCGACGGCCTGTCGGTCCCGGCAATCGCCCGGTCGACCTTCGTCAGCCCGTCGACGGCCAAGACCTACGTCGCCCGCCTCTACGAGAAGCTCGGCGCCAGCAACCGCGCGCAGGCGCTGATGACCGCGCTGCGCCACGGCTTGATCCGCAACGACGACCTTCCCGTCGTCAGCTGA